One genomic window of Struthio camelus isolate bStrCam1 chromosome 1, bStrCam1.hap1, whole genome shotgun sequence includes the following:
- the TMEM139 gene encoding transmembrane protein 139 yields the protein MWLESHWKNIRQTLLLLFTAALLIGVTMLAISSNINPVGYFFLGVGGVCLIGYLLSVFVECYLKHQRLHDTNERAPNRQSQAGVNAAYEAPTYEEVMTMSAPAIWTIASNPGTVPSPLNEPPPYNVVIESSARGETVVETLRVSVPPNIRCTSETDTGSRMHLQLVQPPRLQRFVSDIHEVKGIEDRFEPLEPLTPPPAYENAVNDEVFEHAFQPSIL from the exons ATGTGGTTAGAGTCACACTGGAAGAATATCCGCCAAACCTTGCTGCTTCTTTTCACTGCTGCTCTTCTCATTGGGGTCACCATGCTAGCCATTTCATCTAATATCAATCCTGTAGGCTATTTCTTCCTAGGTGTAGGAGGAGTGTGCCTGATCGGCTATTTGTTGAGTGTGTTTGTTGAATGTTACCTGAAGCATCAGCGCCTACATGATACAAATGAGAGAGCTCCCAACAGACAGAGCCAAGCAGG GGTGAACGCTGCCTATGAAGCACCTACCTATGAGGAGGTGATGACTATGTCAGCTCCAGCAATATGGACAATTGCATCCAATCCGGGCACCGTGCCCTCACCACTGAATGAGCCTCCCCCTTACAATGTAGTTATTGAATCATCTGCCCGAGGAGAGACTGTGGTAGAGACTCTCAGGGTCTCAGTGCCACCAAACATAAGGTGCACCTCCGAGACAGACACAGGCTCCCGGATGCACTTGCAGCTGGTGCAGCCCCCCAGGTTGCAGCGGTTTGTTTCAGACATCCATGAAGTGAAAGGTATTGAAGACAGGTTTGAGCCACTGGAGCCGCTCACTCCACCACCTGCTTATGAGAATGCAGTCAACGATGAGGTCTTTGAACATGCTTTCCAACCCTCAATATTATGA